Proteins encoded in a region of the Arvicanthis niloticus isolate mArvNil1 chromosome 16, mArvNil1.pat.X, whole genome shotgun sequence genome:
- the Triml2 gene encoding putative E3 ubiquitin-protein ligase TRIML2, with product MSQVPKPQILCRITEESYCETLPEPLQLFSDDDQIIVCSKCFQSPEHKQHAAYGIQEAAEYYRKLFQETLVTLREKLEAAKSLLAEERERMMTIQEEEQRFKEMIEAEYKMRFQLLTEEKEEQYPRLPAYEVDLNLNGPNQDQLMKCGTELMQKSQEMLQRLSHLGRENMGKLKASEVWLCAHICRLQRIITDLERNCAESAIALLQNAKCNLQRSESLLLQSLEPAQITDLSSCQITGRSSVLLRLQRHITLDPDTAHPSLVLSEDLRSVGFRETPRTGPGTPRRFDFSASVLAAESFKSGRHYWEVAVGQATQWQVGVCDCTERKDSIPGASGDKVLLMRSMMGADCTLWVFPPLRKICLRKQMYKVGIFLDCNCGQVSFYSVTEQCLIYSFSDLTFRGAVKPVFSLCIPNGDMSSDSLTVCLPQPHP from the exons ATGTCCCAAGTACCCAAGCCCCAGATACTGTGCAGAATCACAGAAGAGTCGTACTGTGAGACACTCCCTGAACCATTGCAGCTCTTCAGTGACGATGACCAGATCATAGTTTGCAGCAAATGTTTCCAGTCTCCAGAGCACAAGCAACATGCAGCATATGGTATCCAAGAAGCTGCTGAGTACTACAGG AAGTTATTCCAGGAAACTCTGGTTACACTGAGGGAAAAGCTTGAAGCAGCTAAGAGCTTGCTGGCCGAAGAGCGAGAGAGAATGATGACGATTCAG gaagaagaacagaGATTTAAAGAGATGATTGAGGCCGAGTATAAGATGCGATTTCAGTTACTgactgaagagaaggaagaacagtATCCAAGACTGCCAGCCTACGAAGTTGACCTGAACTTAAATGGACCTAATCAGGACCAGCTGATGAAGTGTGGTACTGAGCTCATGCAGAAGTCCCAAGAAATGCTACAG AGACTTAGCCACCTGGGGAGAGAGAACATGGGCAAACTGAAGGCGAGTGAAGTCTGGCTTTGTGCGCACATCTGCAGACTCCAGAGGATCATCACAGACCTAGAGAGGAACTGTGCAGAATCTGCCATTGCACTGCTCCAG AATGCAAAGTGCAATTTACAAAG gagTGAGTCCCTACTGCTTCAGAGCCTGGAGCCAGCTCAGATAACAGACCTGAGTTCATGCCAGATAACGGGAAGGAGCAGTGTCCTACTGAGGCTCCAGA GACATATCACTTTGGACCCAGACACAGCTCACCCCTCCCTAGTCTTATCTGAAGACCTGAGAAGTGTGGGATTCAGGGAGACACCAAGAACTGGGCCTGGCACTCCGAGGAGATTTGACTTCAGCGCTTCCGTGTTGGCCGCAGAGAGCTTCAAGTCGGGGAGGCATTATTGGGAGGTGGCTGTGGGGCAAGCCACCCAGTGGCAGGTGGGCGTATGTGACTGTACAGAGAGAAAGGACAGCATTCCTGGGGCTTCCGGAGATAAAGTCTTGCTCATGAGGTCCATGATGGGGGCCGATTGTACCCTCTGGGTCTTTCCCCCTTTAAGAAAGATCTGTCTGAGAAAGCAAATGTACAAAGTTGGAATCTTCCTCGACTGTAACTGTGGGCAAGTATCATTCTACAGCGTGACAGAGCAATGCCTCATTTACAGTTTCTCTGACCTTACCTTCCGAGGAGCCGTTAAACcagtattttctctttgtattccaAATGGAGACATGAGTTCAGACTCTCTCACTGTCTGTCTCCCTCAGCCTCATCCCTGA